AATATCTAATATCATTTATGAAAAACGGAGCAATCAAGACACTGGAGTTTCCCAGGTGTCGTGATTGCTCCGTTTTTTTCGCAAATCCGCTAATGAAAATAAAAATCCATCCGATAAATACTGTGTAACGTTTAAAAAGCTTTTTTTAAGCAGAAATTTCAAGGAAGAAATTTAGAAAGGAGAGACCGTTATGCGTATTGAAACTTATAATCAGGTCGCCCAGATTTATAAGACATCACAGACAGCTGTTGCGAAGAATACGAGCAGTATCAGCAAGGGTCGCGATGAAGTGCAGATTTCACAGACCGGACGTGATTATCAGATTGCTAAGCAGGCGGTAGCAGAAGCTTCAGATATCAGGGAAGATAAGGTTGCACAGCTTAAAGCAAAAGTAGATTCTGGTAATTATGAAGTGAACTCTGGAGATTTCGCGAGCAAATTATTAGAAAAATACCAGACATTATTTATGTAAAGTGAGGAAAAATCGTGGCTAGTTTAATGGAAGATCTTTTGGATGTATTGGAGAAGGAAGAACAACAGTATAAAGAACTTAGCGAGCTTGGAGAGACCAAGAAAGAAGTGATTGTTGCTGCAAAGATTCCAGAACTTCAGGAGATTACAGCAAAGGAACAGGATGCGGCGAGTGTACTTGCCAATCTGGCAAAGAAGAGGAATCAGGTACTTACCGATATGGCAACTGTTCTGGGAAAAGATCCGAAAGAGATGACCGTCCAGAAGATGGTAGGCTATTTAGAGAATCAGCCAAAAGAGCAGGAACGCCTTGCAGATATGCGGGAACGCTTGCTTGAGGCAGGAACGAAAATGGCATTGATAAACAAGCAGAACGAAGAACTCTTAAAACAGGCGATGGAAATGGTGGAATTTGATCTTACTTTGTTAAAGAGCATGCGACAGGCACCTGAAACAGCAAATTACAATAAGAACGCTTATACAACAGGAGAACTGTTGGGAGGCGGAAGCTTCGATGCAAAACAATAACAAGTAAGGAGGAGACGATACCATGGCAAATAGTTTTGGCAGCCTGTACATTGGAAAATCAGGATTACAAAGCAGTTTAAACGCGTTAAATACAACATCAAACAACCTTGCAAATATCGATACCGAAGGTTATGTGCGCCAGCAGACACGTTTTGCGGATGCTGGATATACGACATTTAATTCCACAGCGGCCATCAGTAAGCAGCAGGCGGGATTAGGTGTAACCATCAGTGATGTTATTCATGCAAGAGATGTTTTCTTAGATAAATCTTATCGTGCCGAGTCAGGACGACAGGCATTCTATGCAGCCTCGTATGATGCGTGCAATGAAGTATATACCTATTATCAGGAATTACAGGGACAGGCATTCCAGGAAGGCTTGAATGACTTATGGGTAGCATTCCAGGAATTTGCAAAAGATCCGGCGGAAAGTACAAACCAGAATCTGGTGGTACAGAAGGCGGGACTATTCCTTTCACGTACACAGGCAGTATATACGGGACTTCAGAATTACCAGTTGAACATCAATACACAGATTTCAGATGATATTGATGAGATTAACGAACTGGGAAAAACCATTTATCAATTGAATTTAGAGATTCAAAAGACAGAGGCTGGCGGTATTGAGACTGCCATGACATTGCGCGATGAGCGTGATAAGGCATTGGATCAGCTCTCTGCACTTGCGAATATTTCCTATAAAGAAACCGGAGACGGATTCGTAAAAGTAAGCCTGGAGGGTCAGGAATTTATTGACGAGTCCAAATGTTATGAAATCGGGAAAAAAGTAGACAAGCTTACCGGATTTATCACACCATACTGGCCGCAGCTTTCCGATACAGAACATGATAAATATGTAGAAGTTTATGATTACTCCGTAGAAATCGCCTCCGAAAAGAACACAAATATCGGAGAGGTGAAGGCGCTTCTTCTGGCAAGAGGAGAGCGAATCGCAGATTACAGAGATATCGAGGGCGTTGATTACGATACTTACAATCAGTCCACCAGAACATCTGTGGCAACTGGAAATTCTGTTATGTTAACCGCACAGGCAGAACTTGACAAATTATTCCATGCAATCGCAACCGGCGTAAATGATTTGCTTTGCCCAAATAAGACATTGGATGCAGATGTCACATTTACAACCAAGGCAGGAGATACCGTAACACTTGCAGCGGGAACCAAGATTTTGGACGCAGAGAACTGCGATACCGGTGCAGATGGAACACTTCCACCACAGGAACTTTTCTGTAGAGTAGGAACCGAACGCTACACCAAGTACGAAGCGGACGATGGAACTGTGTATTATGTATACAATGAGGAAGATTTGACAGATAAATCCAAGATGTACACAATTGACGCAACGAATACCAACGAAGCGTTACAGGAACTTTCTTCAAGACTTCCGCATTTGAAGCAGGATGCCACAGATACAGAGAAGGCAAGTATTGATTATGATTTGGGAGAAAAATTAGCTTCTATCTGGGAGAACAGCAAGATTACGCTGAATCCAAACGACACCGGAAGCTATTCCTTTGCAAAATATTATGCTGCGATGATTGGAGAGATGGCAACATTAGGCTCGGTTTATGATACGACAGCAACCAGCCTTTCTGGAACCGTCACATCCGTTGACAATCAGAGACAGCAGGTTATGGGAACTTCTTCCGATGAAGAATTGACCAATATGATTAAATATCAGAATGCATACAATGCAAACAGCCGATTTATTAATGTTATCAATGAAATGATTGAGATTTTACTGACACAGTTAGGATAGGGAGAGTCATATGTCATCTACATTTTTTGGATTAACCATTGCATCCTCAGGCTTAAGTGCCTACCAGGCTGCATTAAATACAACTGCAAACAATATTTCGAATGTGCAGACAACTGGTTATACCAGACAGGTTGCAAATCGTACCGCATCGGATGCCATCCGTGTGTATGCAAAATACGGAGCAGCAGGAACCGGTGTGACGACAACCTCCATCACGCAGATTCGAAATTCTTATTACGATTCCAAATACTGGTTCAACCAGTCTTCGCTCGGGCTTTATGAGACGAAGTTGGGTTATATGAAGCAGATTGAAAACTATTTTATTGATGATGATACGGAAGAGGGATTTACATCCATTTTCAATAAAATGTTTAACGCACTGGATACTTTGAAAAACAATGCAAGTGATTCCAGTACAAGAGAACAGTTTATTTCAAAAGCGCAAAATTTATGCATCTACTTCAACAGTGTTGCAACCGGATTGACCAAGATTCAGGATGACTGTAATCAGGAGATTAAATCAACGGTTGATAATATTAACTCGATTGCAGAGAAGATTGCACTTTTGAATAAACAGATTAATGTTCTTGAGGTTCAGGGCGGATACGCAAATGAGCTTCGTGATCAGCGTGCACTTTTGGTAGACGAGCTTTCCGCAATTGTTCCGGTTACCGTGAATGAAACACCGGTTGTCAACTCCAATGACCCGGATATGCAGACCGGTGCAAGCTACTACACCGTGAAAATCAACGGCGAGACATTGGTTGACACTTACGATTATGAGACACTTACCTGTGTGGCACAGAAGAATAAAATTAATCAGTCCGACAGCGATGGACTATACAATATTTACTGGACTTCCACCGGAAATAAATTCAACATATCCGGAAAAGGAATGTCTGGCTCCTTAAGAGGTTTGCTGGATATCCGGGATGGAAATAACGGCGAGAACTTCACCGGAAAAGTTTCTGCAACAACAACCTCCGCAGCAAACGGAACCAAGATTACGATTGATAATCCATCCATTACGAATATCAATGCCATTTCCATGGCAGAGAGCGGTGTGATTACCATTAACAGCAAAGATTACAACTACTCTGGTTTTACGTTTGAGACAGATGCAGATGGAAATATTACATCTTATACATTTACATTAGAGGATACACTGTCAGAAACTGAGACATCCAAAATGTTTGGAAAAGAGGCATCTATTGGAACCTCTCTTGATACCATGGGAATTCCTTACTATATGTCACAGATGAATGAGTTTCTTCGCTCTTTCTGCTCGATGTTTAATGATATTCTGTCCGGAAAAGAAGATGGTGATACGACCGGCAGTGGTGCACAGGATTTGAACGGAATGAATACCAACTACTATTCTTTCTTTACCTGTGACGGTTTAGATGGAAAAGAGGTTGATTACAAGTTATCCGATAAATACAAAGATAGCACAATCACAAGTGGAATGGACAGTTATTATAAACTAACTGCAGGCAATATCAAGATTTCTGATGTATGTACCAAGGACCCGACGAAACTTGCTACAACAGAGAACATCGCCAATGGAGCAGATGCATATGACTTGACGGAAAAACTTGCCTTATTAAAGAGTGATACCATCGTATTCCGTAGTGGAAAAGCAGATGCATTCCTGTCCTGTATCTATTCCGATATTTCGGTAGATGCACAGGAAAGCCAGATTTTTTACAATAATTTCAGCAACATTGCGAGCGCAATCGAAACCCAGCGTACATCCGTTTCGGGTGTGGATCAGGATGAAGAGGCACTTGACCTTGTAAAATTCCAGAACGCTTATAATCTTTCTTCAAAGATGGTTTCGGTTCTGACAGAAGTTTACGATAAACTGATTCAGGAAACAGGAGTATAACAAAGAGAGATAGGAGGAAAGTCAGATGCGTGTAACGAACAATATGATGTTGAGTAAGACAACCGGCAACATCAATTCTAATAAAGAGAGCGTAAGCTATTTAAATAACCAGATGTCTTCCCAAAAGAAGATTGACCGTCCTTCCGAGGACCCGGTTATTGCAATTCGTGCGCTTCGTCTTCGCAGCAGCTTAAGCGAAATCAATCAGTATTATGACAACAATATTCCGGATGCAGAGTCTTGGTTGAATACAACAGAGACTGCAATCAAAAATATGAAAAATATTTTGACGGATATTCGTACACAGTGTGTTAATGGGGCAAACGATTCCCTGACCGCAGACGATCGAAATACCATTTTAAAACAGCTTCAGGCATTGCGGGAACAGGTCTACTCTGAGGGTAATGCAGATTATGCAGGAAGAACTGTTTTTACCGGATATCGTACCAACAGTAATCTTACATTTATGACGGATGAGGATGAAACGACCTATACCATCGATCAGACGATTGATTATCGTTCCATTCAGGAGAACCGCTATTATACTGGTCAGGTAACCGTTCCAACTTCAGCAGCAGGAATCGGAACCGGAGCAACCACCAACCCGACTGAGGCAGTGTTTGACCGTATCCGTCTTCCGTATTCCGATATTACAGGCGGAATCAAAGGAAAAGATAATGCCGGAAATGAGAAGCTTTACAGTACAAACGGTGATACATTCAAGATGAGCTATACCGCAAACGGAGCGACCACCCCGACAGACTTTGCAGTTACGCTATACGATACAATGGATGACTGGGCACAGGGAGCCGGCGGAACACATACAGTAGATGCTAATAAAGCTGTATTTATCAAAGAAACCGGAGAATTAATCCTTGGTAAGAATCTTTCTTCAAAAATGAAAGATGATTACGCAACCATTGATATGACCTATCAGAAAACCGGATTTGACAAAGGAGAACTTCGTCCGGAATATTACTTTAACTGTACATACCGGAAGAACCCGACAGCAACCGATACCGTTGAGTATAAGAAGTATGATGACAATGGAAAAGAGATTGCACAGGATATTAACTATATTGTAGCGGCAGGTCAGACCTTGACCGTTAACATGAACGGTTCGGATGTTTTTGACGCATCTATCGGAAGAGATGTGGATGAACTTGTCAATGCAGTTCAGGCAGCGATTGATGCAAACAATAAGGTTTCCACCATCGAAGATATGATGAAAGAAGAACAGTATGCAGGTTTCAAGGATGAATTACAGTCCTGGTTAGACGCAGCCAAGAAAGAAGCTGACTATGCAGACGATAATATGCAGAAACTTTACAACACCTATATCGGCAATTTTGATGGCTATTTAAAACAGGTAAATCTTGCATACACCACAATCGGTAGTAAAGGAACCAGATTAGACCTTACTAAAAACCGTGTGGAAAATCAGCAGACCACGATTGAAGAGTTGAAGTCTTCAAACGAGGATAAGGAACTTTCCGATGTAATCATCGATTACACAGCAGCTTATAATGCGTACGATGCTTCCTTGCAGGCAGCAAGTTACCTAAATAAAACAAGTTTATTGAATTATCTTTAAACTACAATTATAATTGATTCTAATGAGCACTTTTTCTTGAAAAAAGTGCTCTCTTATTCCTGAGTGGTTCAGGTAGAAGGATGGAGGAAGACAATGAAAGCGAATACTAGATTTTTTGGGGAGATTGAGATTGAGGATGACAAAATCATCACCATTGAAAAAGGGATGATTGGTTTTCCGGAGTTGAAAAAATTTGCTTTGATTTTTAATGAAGAAAAAGGAAAAGAAGCAAAAATCATGTGGCTTCAGTCCATGGAAGAGGAGGCATTGGCATTTCCGGTGATGCGTCCGGAGCTTGTGAAAGAAGATTACAATCCGACTGTCAATGACGAACTTTTTCAGACGCTTGGCGAGATGACACCGGAAGATACTTATGTACTGGTTACGGTAACGGTTCCAAAGGATGTCAAGGAAGCAAGTGCAAACTTAAAGGCACCGATTGTTATCAACACAGCAACCATGAAGGGATGTCAGATTATTGTAGAGGATGACTATCCGGTAAAATATAAATTGAATCAGAACAAGAAGGCAGGTGAATAGGCGTGTTGGCATTAACAAGAAAAAAAGGCGAATCACTCGTCATCAACAACAACATCGAGATTACGGTATTGGAGATTCGCGGAGACCAGATTAAGATTGGAATATCAGCACCAAAGGAAGTGCCTATTTATCGAAAAGAGGTCTATGTACAGATTCAAAAGGAGAATGAGGAAGCCATGAAGAACCTCGCAGACCCGGAAACCTTAAAGAATCTGTTTTAATAAGGTTAAGAAACGGTAAATAATTCCGATATAACTCATAGAAAGATGCAATTGTGATGTCACACGGAGGTGATAGAAGTGGAAATGGAAGCAGTGAAGAACGGTACTGCAAAGGTGTCCTATCAGGGAAGTACGGCACCGACAACAAAAACCAAAAAGGTAGAGGATACAGGAACTGGAAGCAATATAGGAGATGCAGTATATTCCGGGCAGGGAGCCTATAACACAAAAGGTCAGACAAAGGCTACCCAGACGGATGATGAAGTGGATGGAAAAGTGAAAGCACTTCGGGGAGCGCAGCTTGATAATGCACTCAGTGAAATGAATGAAAAAATGTCCAATTCAGAAGCCATTTTTGGAATTCATGAGAAAACAAATCGTGTCATGATTAAAATCATAGACAAGACAACAAAGGAAGTAATCAAGGAATATCCACCAGAAGAAACACTTGACATGATTGCAAAAGTCTGGGAGATAGCAGGAATTATGGTTGACGAGAAACGCTGATGCGTTTTTCGTAGAAAGGAAAGGTTTTATAATATGCCAATTCGAATTACAGGTCTAAATTCAGGGCTGGATACGGAATCTATTATTTCAGCATTAGTATCCGCATATAGTTATAAGACAAATAAATATAAAAAAGCACAGACAAAATTAGCATGGAAGCAGGATGCATGGAAGACGTTGAACTCCAAGATTTACAGCTTCTATAACAATGTTGGTAACATGAAGTTAAGTTCTGCTTACAACATGAAGACAGCTACTATTTCAGATACGACAAAAGCATCTGTAACAGCATCCAGCAAAGCGGTTAACGGATCTTACAGTATTCAGGTAACCCAGCTTGCAAAGACCGGATACTTAACAGGTGGTCAGCTAAGCAGCGGTGTAACATATTCTACAAAGATGAGCGAACTTGGATTTTCTGGCAAAGGTAAGATTACAGTAGGAACCGGAAGCTCTTCCAAAGATATTACAGTATCAGCAGATACGACAGTATCCGAGTTTGTTACCAACCTAAAAGAGGCCGGTGTGAATGCAAGTTACGATGAAAATAACAGAAGATTCTACATCAGTGCAAAAGAATCCGGGGCTGCTAATGACTTTACATTAACAGGAGCAGATGCAAAAGGAACGGAATTAATAAATGATTTGAAGTTATCCGTTGTGACATCTTCCGATACCAAAGCTTACAAAGATTTGAACAATGAATATTATGGACAAGATTTTGCATCAATCCGTGACGCTAAGAAAACAGCAACAAATACAGTTACAAATCTTACGGCAAAGAATCAGAACTACAACAGTGCACTTTCCTATGCAAAGGCATTAAATTCTGTGAACCAGGTTGCATCACTTGCAACAGATGCAGCTAAGAAGGATGATTATAACCAGATGGTTGCGCTGGCGCAGAAGGCGAGTCTTACCAATGTATGGGTTGATAATGACGGTGCTCTGTACAACTATGATGAGAGTACTAAGAAATACACCAATGTCAAGGAGTATACAGGTG
This genomic window from Roseburia sp. 831b contains:
- the flgM gene encoding flagellar biosynthesis anti-sigma factor FlgM, translated to MRIETYNQVAQIYKTSQTAVAKNTSSISKGRDEVQISQTGRDYQIAKQAVAEASDIREDKVAQLKAKVDSGNYEVNSGDFASKLLEKYQTLFM
- the flgK gene encoding flagellar hook-associated protein FlgK yields the protein MANSFGSLYIGKSGLQSSLNALNTTSNNLANIDTEGYVRQQTRFADAGYTTFNSTAAISKQQAGLGVTISDVIHARDVFLDKSYRAESGRQAFYAASYDACNEVYTYYQELQGQAFQEGLNDLWVAFQEFAKDPAESTNQNLVVQKAGLFLSRTQAVYTGLQNYQLNINTQISDDIDEINELGKTIYQLNLEIQKTEAGGIETAMTLRDERDKALDQLSALANISYKETGDGFVKVSLEGQEFIDESKCYEIGKKVDKLTGFITPYWPQLSDTEHDKYVEVYDYSVEIASEKNTNIGEVKALLLARGERIADYRDIEGVDYDTYNQSTRTSVATGNSVMLTAQAELDKLFHAIATGVNDLLCPNKTLDADVTFTTKAGDTVTLAAGTKILDAENCDTGADGTLPPQELFCRVGTERYTKYEADDGTVYYVYNEEDLTDKSKMYTIDATNTNEALQELSSRLPHLKQDATDTEKASIDYDLGEKLASIWENSKITLNPNDTGSYSFAKYYAAMIGEMATLGSVYDTTATSLSGTVTSVDNQRQQVMGTSSDEELTNMIKYQNAYNANSRFINVINEMIEILLTQLG
- a CDS encoding flagellar protein FlgN, which codes for MASLMEDLLDVLEKEEQQYKELSELGETKKEVIVAAKIPELQEITAKEQDAASVLANLAKKRNQVLTDMATVLGKDPKEMTVQKMVGYLENQPKEQERLADMRERLLEAGTKMALINKQNEELLKQAMEMVEFDLTLLKSMRQAPETANYNKNAYTTGELLGGGSFDAKQ
- a CDS encoding flagellin N-terminal helical domain-containing protein encodes the protein MRVTNNMMLSKTTGNINSNKESVSYLNNQMSSQKKIDRPSEDPVIAIRALRLRSSLSEINQYYDNNIPDAESWLNTTETAIKNMKNILTDIRTQCVNGANDSLTADDRNTILKQLQALREQVYSEGNADYAGRTVFTGYRTNSNLTFMTDEDETTYTIDQTIDYRSIQENRYYTGQVTVPTSAAGIGTGATTNPTEAVFDRIRLPYSDITGGIKGKDNAGNEKLYSTNGDTFKMSYTANGATTPTDFAVTLYDTMDDWAQGAGGTHTVDANKAVFIKETGELILGKNLSSKMKDDYATIDMTYQKTGFDKGELRPEYYFNCTYRKNPTATDTVEYKKYDDNGKEIAQDINYIVAAGQTLTVNMNGSDVFDASIGRDVDELVNAVQAAIDANNKVSTIEDMMKEEQYAGFKDELQSWLDAAKKEADYADDNMQKLYNTYIGNFDGYLKQVNLAYTTIGSKGTRLDLTKNRVENQQTTIEELKSSNEDKELSDVIIDYTAAYNAYDASLQAASYLNKTSLLNYL
- a CDS encoding flagellar protein FlaG, whose translation is MEMEAVKNGTAKVSYQGSTAPTTKTKKVEDTGTGSNIGDAVYSGQGAYNTKGQTKATQTDDEVDGKVKALRGAQLDNALSEMNEKMSNSEAIFGIHEKTNRVMIKIIDKTTKEVIKEYPPEETLDMIAKVWEIAGIMVDEKR
- the csrA gene encoding carbon storage regulator CsrA gives rise to the protein MLALTRKKGESLVINNNIEITVLEIRGDQIKIGISAPKEVPIYRKEVYVQIQKENEEAMKNLADPETLKNLF
- the flgK gene encoding flagellar hook-associated protein FlgK — encoded protein: MSSTFFGLTIASSGLSAYQAALNTTANNISNVQTTGYTRQVANRTASDAIRVYAKYGAAGTGVTTTSITQIRNSYYDSKYWFNQSSLGLYETKLGYMKQIENYFIDDDTEEGFTSIFNKMFNALDTLKNNASDSSTREQFISKAQNLCIYFNSVATGLTKIQDDCNQEIKSTVDNINSIAEKIALLNKQINVLEVQGGYANELRDQRALLVDELSAIVPVTVNETPVVNSNDPDMQTGASYYTVKINGETLVDTYDYETLTCVAQKNKINQSDSDGLYNIYWTSTGNKFNISGKGMSGSLRGLLDIRDGNNGENFTGKVSATTTSAANGTKITIDNPSITNINAISMAESGVITINSKDYNYSGFTFETDADGNITSYTFTLEDTLSETETSKMFGKEASIGTSLDTMGIPYYMSQMNEFLRSFCSMFNDILSGKEDGDTTGSGAQDLNGMNTNYYSFFTCDGLDGKEVDYKLSDKYKDSTITSGMDSYYKLTAGNIKISDVCTKDPTKLATTENIANGADAYDLTEKLALLKSDTIVFRSGKADAFLSCIYSDISVDAQESQIFYNNFSNIASAIETQRTSVSGVDQDEEALDLVKFQNAYNLSSKMVSVLTEVYDKLIQETGV
- the fliW gene encoding flagellar assembly protein FliW; its protein translation is MKANTRFFGEIEIEDDKIITIEKGMIGFPELKKFALIFNEEKGKEAKIMWLQSMEEEALAFPVMRPELVKEDYNPTVNDELFQTLGEMTPEDTYVLVTVTVPKDVKEASANLKAPIVINTATMKGCQIIVEDDYPVKYKLNQNKKAGE